The Peribacillus simplex genome contains a region encoding:
- a CDS encoding DedA family protein, giving the protein METLIMDMIEAFKSLSYFGVLLALTFEFIPAEIVLPLAGYWVYQGDMNLYLTILAGSFGGVTGPLTLYALGKYGGRPLVLKFGKYFLIKNEQLNKADRFFERFGGGIAFFGRFVPGIRTAVSLPCGILKMSIWKFILYTYMAMLPVTSVYVYLGYKLGPRWEQAGAIFSQYANFLLIPIALIIIWFIMKTQKQKQRQKLKVNS; this is encoded by the coding sequence ATGGAAACTTTAATAATGGATATGATTGAAGCGTTTAAATCTTTATCCTATTTCGGTGTGTTGCTAGCATTGACTTTTGAATTCATTCCTGCTGAAATCGTTTTGCCACTGGCTGGATACTGGGTTTATCAAGGTGATATGAATTTATACTTGACGATCCTTGCCGGTTCGTTTGGTGGGGTAACGGGCCCATTGACGCTTTATGCTTTAGGCAAGTATGGAGGGAGACCGCTTGTATTAAAGTTCGGGAAATACTTTTTGATCAAAAATGAGCAGTTGAATAAGGCTGACCGATTCTTTGAAAGGTTTGGTGGGGGAATTGCATTCTTTGGTCGATTTGTACCAGGCATTCGTACCGCCGTTTCGCTGCCATGCGGAATATTGAAAATGAGTATTTGGAAATTCATTTTATATACCTATATGGCGATGCTTCCTGTTACAAGCGTTTATGTTTATCTAGGGTACAAGTTAGGACCGAGATGGGAGCAGGCAGGAGCCATCTTTTCACAATATGCGAATTTCTTGCTTATCCCCATCGCACTTATAATCATTTGGTTCATTATGAAGACTCAAAAACAAAAGCAAAGACAAAAACTAAAAGTCAATTCATAA
- a CDS encoding response regulator transcription factor yields MKKILVVEDEIAISMVLKAYLEREGFDVVQVYDGLKAIPVFEETKPDLVLLDVMLPGKEGWDILKEIREDDACPVIMLTALTDVDYRLSGFKSGADDYISKPFVAEEVVARVHAVLRRSSSVVTEDGHVHEFGSLTIDDLSYMVHLNGEEINLTPRDLSLLVFFAKHPNQIFTREQLLDQVWGMDYDGSDRAVDLAIKRIRKAIDAWPVTEGEIKTLRGLGYQLSVYEN; encoded by the coding sequence ATGAAGAAAATTCTTGTAGTAGAAGATGAAATCGCCATCTCGATGGTATTGAAAGCATATTTGGAGCGTGAAGGTTTTGATGTTGTCCAAGTTTACGATGGGCTAAAGGCCATTCCGGTGTTTGAAGAAACCAAGCCAGACCTTGTCCTGCTTGATGTCATGCTGCCGGGTAAGGAAGGCTGGGATATATTGAAGGAAATTCGGGAGGACGATGCATGTCCGGTTATCATGCTGACTGCACTGACAGATGTCGATTACAGATTATCGGGATTTAAGTCAGGTGCGGATGATTACATCTCCAAACCCTTCGTTGCAGAAGAAGTCGTGGCCCGGGTGCATGCCGTTTTAAGAAGATCCTCATCGGTAGTTACGGAAGATGGTCATGTACATGAGTTTGGGAGTTTAACCATCGATGATCTGTCTTATATGGTGCATTTGAATGGGGAGGAGATAAACTTGACGCCGCGTGATTTGTCGCTGCTCGTTTTTTTCGCTAAGCACCCTAATCAAATTTTCACGAGAGAACAGCTGCTCGACCAAGTGTGGGGCATGGATTATGACGGCAGTGACCGTGCGGTCGACCTGGCCATCAAACGAATCAGGAAGGCGATAGATGCATGGCCTGTAACTGAGGGGGAAATAAAAACATTGCGTGGATTGGGGTATCAATTGAGTGTCTATGAAAACTAA
- a CDS encoding cation diffusion facilitator family transporter translates to MGHHHGHAHDHGHGHHHHSNNKKALLASFLLISTFMIVEVIGGFLTNSLALLSDAGHMLSDAAALGLSYTAIRLGERKATSSKSFGYKRFEIIAACLNGLTLIVISVFIFVEAIKRFLDPPEVQSLGMLMISIIGLLVNIIAAWILMSGDKEDNLNVRSAFLHVIGDMLGSVGAIAAALLIYFFDWGIADPIASVIVAILIIISGFRVVRDSFHILMEGTPDQVDMDEVKASLMGLVGVSDVHDLHIWTITSGFLTMSCHVVIDESGNHDSVLAEAQKLLHDRFGIEHSTIQVERLEAGCPNPHETCN, encoded by the coding sequence ATGGGACATCATCATGGTCACGCCCATGATCATGGGCACGGACACCACCACCATTCTAACAATAAAAAAGCATTGTTGGCATCTTTCTTATTAATCTCCACATTTATGATAGTCGAGGTCATTGGTGGATTCTTGACAAATAGTTTGGCTTTACTGTCGGATGCAGGTCACATGCTAAGCGATGCGGCAGCTTTAGGACTTAGTTATACAGCGATAAGGTTAGGGGAGAGGAAAGCGACATCTTCCAAATCATTTGGATATAAACGGTTTGAAATCATTGCAGCTTGTTTGAATGGATTGACATTGATCGTCATATCCGTATTCATTTTCGTCGAGGCAATTAAGAGGTTCCTGGATCCACCTGAGGTGCAAAGCTTGGGAATGCTGATGATTTCAATCATCGGCTTACTTGTTAATATCATTGCGGCCTGGATTTTAATGAGCGGAGATAAGGAAGACAATCTGAATGTACGGAGTGCTTTTTTACATGTTATTGGTGATATGCTTGGATCTGTGGGTGCCATTGCGGCAGCACTCTTGATTTATTTTTTCGATTGGGGAATTGCAGATCCGATTGCGAGTGTCATAGTCGCGATTTTAATTATTATAAGCGGTTTTAGGGTAGTGAGGGATTCTTTCCATATCTTGATGGAGGGAACGCCGGACCAAGTCGATATGGATGAAGTGAAAGCATCCTTGATGGGATTGGTCGGAGTATCCGATGTCCATGATCTCCATATCTGGACGATCACTTCTGGTTTTTTGACAATGAGCTGCCATGTTGTCATAGATGAGAGCGGTAATCACGATTCAGTTTTGGCAGAAGCGCAAAAACTACTTCACGATCGGTTTGGGATCGAGCATAGCACGATCCAAGTGGAAAGACTGGAAGCGGGCTGTCCCAATCCACACGAGACATGTAATTGA
- a CDS encoding YjcZ family sporulation protein has translation MGGNCNDCCDSGFGGFDNGFALLIVLFILLIIIGCSWGFGGGFGGCC, from the coding sequence ATGGGTGGAAATTGTAACGATTGTTGCGACAGCGGCTTCGGCGGTTTCGATAACGGATTTGCACTGCTGATCGTATTATTCATCTTGTTGATCATCATCGGATGCAGTTGGGGATTCGGCGGCGGTTTCGGTGGATGCTGCTAA
- a CDS encoding metallophosphoesterase family protein has translation MKVAIITDVHGNASALKAVLRDIDQREDIDRLYCLGDMVGIGPDTNEVLELLFSRNDVSMITGNHDEAVLAIINGEPHPDGHIHVKEHHEWIAERMQRKFINELEKLPRTIHHIINDHSVYFTHYHLESKKLDEHISQNPFSKIVEPNLNNLEMLFKDQHHDLIGFGHHHPIHLFKNDRTIFLNPGSLGCNGEPIAPYAIVTIENSGIQVKLEKVAYDNTSFLLSYQSLQVPEHEFIIRAFHGGQQA, from the coding sequence ATGAAAGTTGCCATTATAACGGATGTGCATGGAAATGCTTCAGCGTTAAAAGCCGTTCTTAGGGATATTGATCAAAGGGAAGATATAGATCGACTTTATTGTCTGGGAGATATGGTCGGGATTGGCCCTGATACAAATGAAGTCCTTGAACTTTTATTTTCAAGAAATGATGTATCGATGATAACTGGAAATCATGATGAAGCTGTCCTGGCCATCATTAACGGGGAGCCGCATCCGGACGGTCATATTCATGTTAAGGAGCATCATGAATGGATAGCTGAAAGGATGCAGCGGAAATTCATAAATGAATTGGAAAAATTGCCTCGAACCATACATCATATCATTAATGATCACTCCGTTTACTTCACCCATTATCACTTGGAATCGAAGAAATTGGATGAGCACATAAGCCAAAATCCATTTAGTAAAATAGTTGAACCGAATTTAAATAACTTAGAAATGCTTTTCAAAGATCAGCATCACGATTTAATAGGATTTGGACATCATCATCCTATCCACCTCTTTAAAAATGACCGGACGATATTCCTGAACCCTGGTTCTCTTGGCTGCAATGGTGAACCAATTGCTCCTTATGCCATTGTTACGATTGAAAATTCCGGTATACAGGTAAAGCTTGAAAAAGTCGCCTATGATAATACGTCGTTCCTGTTATCGTATCAAAGTTTACAAGTTCCAGAGCATGAATTCATTATACGTGCCTTCCATGGCGGGCAGCAGGCCTAA